Proteins from one Toxotes jaculatrix isolate fToxJac2 chromosome 13, fToxJac2.pri, whole genome shotgun sequence genomic window:
- the LOC121192169 gene encoding POU domain, class 2, transcription factor 2: protein MFVPLPVPFVFQRTASDFSAWRLKSSLAPRSSPDIRMSKAAEEEKPGADYPGDSSDSDRNSPDDQVQPMKTSPFSLSPTLAGSKGKSEESSEMTHSTVPPAPPAPPSQQQQQQTQHHHTQLMLAGSQLAGLAALLPAQQQLLLQQAQAQLLAAAVQQSNAAHAAHAAHAAAQQQANQQQQQNQSQSQQQQQQQPTKQEQTVQAPPPPPPQLALSQPIQLTAQDIQQLLQLQQLVLMPGHPLQSPAQFLLSQPAQAQQPQQGLLSTPNLIQLPQQSPGGLLTTPPRLGLQAQREKSSDVVVGGSSSSSGSVVATGSSGVGVVTSVGATPASSSAMASSLSTSLNPGGHGGHMGEEPSDLEELEQFARTFKQRRIKLGFTQGDVGVAMGKLYGNDFSQTTISRFEALNLSFKNMCKLKPLLEKWLSDAETMAVDSMLPSPSSISSPMLGIEGLPGRRRKKRTSIETNVRVILERNFSTNQKPTSEEILLMAEQLNMEKEVIRVWFCNRRQKEKRINPSSSTTPPLPSQTSPVVTHKAPCYSPHMISSQGLSQVTTSLSTTASSSSPSASCPMTPVSSAAVGSTSSSVTPPPHSTASPAPPSLGAHGLSTGNTMIGVSTGMNQALIGSNPLATMQALAASSGQLSISSLEGGAGHMLLGGPGGPAVPPSLRPSLFLNRPTLLPMVTGSMATASTPALGLVSSSSGGGCGPRPSFSQSPPPGASNLMSPTSCPEESASPCSSPTSFCSFSEASPPPLGGAMAE, encoded by the exons atATCAGGATGTctaaagcagcagaggaggagaagcctGGGGCTGACTATCCAGGGGACAGTTCAg actCTGACAGAAACAGCCCCGATGACCAG GTCCAGCCAATGAAAACCAGCCCCTTCAGCCTCTCTCCCACACTGGCTGGCAGCAAG GGAAAGAGCGAGGAGAGCTCTGAGATGACCCATAGCActgttcctcctgctcctccagcacctccctcccaacagcagcagcaacagacccaacaccaccacacacaaCTGATGCTGGCTGGGAGTCAGCTAGCTGgg CTTGCTGCTCTCCTCCCGGCccaacagcagctgctcctccaaCAGGCTCAGGCACAGCTCCTCGCAGCCGCCGTTCAGCAGTCGAACGCCGCGCACGCTGCTCACGCTGCCCACGCCGCTGCACAGCAGCAAgccaaccagcagcagcagcagaaccaaTCACAGtctcagcagcaacagcagcaacagccaaCCAAACAGGAGCAAACAGTCCAAGCCCCACCTCCGCCGCCACCACAGCTGGCCCTGTCGCAGCCAATCCAGCTCACAGCGCAG GAtatccagcagctgctgcagctccagcagctggtTTTGATGCCGGGTCATCCTCTCCAGTCCCCTGCCCAGTTCCTCCTGTCTCAGCCAGCACAGgcacagcagccacagcagg GTTTGCTTTCGACACCAAATCTGATCCAGCTACCTCAGCAAAGCCCAGGGGGACTACTGACAACACCACCTCGCCTGGGACTTCAAGCACAG agggagaagagcagtgATGTTGTGGTCggtggaagcagcagcagcagtggctcgGTAGTTGCCACCGGCAGCAGCGGCGTTGGTGTCGTGACATCTGTAGGTGCTACGCCTGCTTCCAGCAGTGCCATGGCTTCCTCACTGAGCACCAGCTTGAACCCTGGAGGCCACGGGGGTCACATGGGGGAAGAGCCCAGCGACCTGGAAGAGCTGGAGCAGTTTGCCCGCACCTTCAAACAGCGACGCATCAAGCTGGGGTTCACACAG GGAGACGTTGGCGTGGCTATGGGCAAACTGTATGGCAACGATTTCAGCCAGACCACCATCTCCCGCTTCGAGGCGCTCAACCTGAGCTTTAAGAACATGTGCAAGCTGAAGCCACTGCTGGAGAAGTGGCTGAGTGACGCAG AAACCATGGCAGTAGACAGCATGCTGCCCAGCCCCTCCTCTATCTCCTCCCCGATGTTGGGAATCGAGGGGCTACCCGGCCGACGCAGGAAGAAACGCACCAGCATCGAGACCAACGTGCGAGTGATCCTAGAGCGCAACTTCAGCACG AACCAGAAGCCTACCTCGGAAGAGATCCTGCTGATGGCGGAGCAGCTCAACATGGAGAAGGAGGTGATTCGTGTTTGGTTCTGCAACCGCCGGCAGAAAGAGAAACGCATCAACCCTTCCAGCAGCACCACCCCTCCCCTGCCCAGCCAGACCTCGCCTGTTGTGACGCACAAAGCCCCCTGCTACAGCCCGCACATG aTATCGAGTCAGGGTCTGTCCCAGGTCACCACCAGCCTCAGCACAACAG cctCCAGTTCATCACCTTCAGCGTCCTGCCCCATGACTCCCGTCAGCTCGGCTGCGGTCGGCTCCACCTCTTCTTCTGTGACTCCGCCTCCTCATAGCACAGCCAGCCCCGCCCCTCCCAGCCTCGGGGCCCATGGGCTCAGCACTGG GAACACAATGATTGGAGTAAGCACAGGGATGAACCAGGCCCTCATCGGCAGCAATCCCCTGGCTACCAtgcaag CCCTGGCAGCCAGCAGCGGTCAGCTGTCCATCTCCAGCCTCGAGGGAGGAGCGGGTCACATGCTTTTGGGCGGACCTGGGGGTCCCGCTGTCCCCCCCTCCCTCCgcccctctctcttcctcaacCGCCCCACCCTCCTCCCCATGGTCACCGGCTCCATGGCAACAGCCTCCACGCCCGCTTTGGGActggtgagcagcagcagcggtggtgGGTGTGGCCCAAGGCCTTCCTTCTCCCAGTCTCCGCCCCCCGGTGCCAGCAACCTTATGAGCCCAACCTCGTGCCCTGAGGAGTCCGCTTCTCCTTGTTCAAGCCCCACCTCTTTCTGTTCCTTCAGCGAAGCCTCGCCACCACCCCTGGGAGGGGCCATGGCCGAGTGA